A stretch of Cloacibacillus sp. DNA encodes these proteins:
- a CDS encoding glycosyltransferase family 2 protein has product MDKTELFYWVIWWGWWIIQFILYTLLAGLMCDGLYQIAVSLRGFWSQQKLPQAKRYRRFCVLVPAHNEAMVITPLLDSLANQNYPKNCYKVYASCDNCSDNTAELASRHGAVALERFDKEHNGKTWNVRWALTKIPFDEYDALAMFDADNLADKNFLMAMNNYMELHPEAEAIQGVLDVKNPDDNWLTRSYALAYWFTNRFWQLARGLWGLSCTLGGTGLVIRTATLERIGWNLQSLTEDLEMSTRLILSGSRVHWNDAAVIYDEKPQDMAISKRQRTRWMQGHYWVFWNYGWDALKAFFVTRRLQYLDLFLYLLAPAKSCLGIIIMLAGMAFTLINNMVLYPSSDIPQSMMEWSLFFGLPIFSIIAFCLICAIAGPSMHEKKFTLRYVKDTFAYFWFGLTWIPILFKAAFLAKDQGNWVKTEHTRSMSIDELKSK; this is encoded by the coding sequence ACAAGACGGAATTGTTTTACTGGGTGATTTGGTGGGGATGGTGGATAATCCAGTTTATCCTCTACACGCTTCTGGCCGGTCTCATGTGCGACGGCCTCTATCAGATTGCGGTGAGCCTCCGCGGCTTCTGGAGCCAGCAAAAGCTGCCTCAGGCAAAGCGCTACAGACGCTTTTGCGTGCTCGTGCCCGCTCACAACGAGGCTATGGTTATAACTCCGCTTCTTGACAGTTTGGCAAATCAAAATTATCCGAAGAACTGCTATAAAGTCTACGCCTCTTGCGACAACTGCTCTGACAATACGGCGGAGCTTGCTTCGCGTCACGGCGCGGTTGCGCTTGAACGCTTCGACAAAGAACACAACGGCAAGACATGGAACGTCCGCTGGGCGCTGACCAAGATCCCCTTTGACGAATACGACGCTCTTGCGATGTTTGACGCGGACAATCTGGCCGACAAAAACTTCCTGATGGCGATGAACAACTACATGGAGCTGCACCCGGAGGCCGAGGCCATCCAGGGAGTGCTTGACGTAAAGAACCCCGACGACAACTGGCTGACGCGTTCCTACGCGCTCGCCTACTGGTTCACCAACAGATTCTGGCAGCTTGCACGCGGCCTTTGGGGGCTTTCCTGCACGCTGGGCGGAACCGGCCTCGTCATCCGCACCGCGACGCTTGAACGCATCGGCTGGAACCTTCAGAGCCTCACGGAGGATCTTGAGATGTCGACGCGCCTCATCCTCTCCGGCAGCCGCGTCCACTGGAACGACGCGGCCGTCATCTACGACGAAAAGCCGCAGGACATGGCCATCTCAAAACGTCAGCGCACGCGCTGGATGCAGGGCCATTACTGGGTCTTCTGGAACTACGGCTGGGACGCGCTGAAAGCCTTCTTCGTCACGCGCCGCCTCCAGTATCTCGACCTCTTCCTCTACCTGCTCGCCCCGGCGAAATCCTGCCTCGGCATCATCATAATGCTCGCCGGTATGGCCTTTACTCTTATAAACAACATGGTGCTCTATCCGTCGTCCGACATCCCGCAGTCGATGATGGAATGGTCGCTCTTCTTCGGGCTGCCCATCTTCTCCATCATCGCCTTCTGCCTCATCTGCGCCATAGCGGGGCCGTCGATGCACGAAAAGAAATTCACCCTCAGATATGTGAAGGATACCTTCGCGTATTTCTGGTTCGGGCTCACATGGATACCGATACTCTTCAAAGCCGCCTTCCTCGCGAAAGATCAGGGCAACTGGGTCAAGACGGAGCATACGCGCAGCATGTCCATTGACGAGTTGAAGTCCAAGTAG
- a CDS encoding MFS transporter gives MTQFLGAFNDNLFKSALVTLITFRLAAVYNVNAPMLITVVAGLFILPFFLFSSLAGQICDKYEKSFLIRIIKFVEIILMCLTAAAFEMMQLWWLVFLLFCMGTQSTFFGPLKYSILPQLLTDDELIAGNGLVNAGTNVAILTGTLCGGLLILSASGRHYIAIGIIGVAIAGYAASRFIPNSPAAAPGLKIDRNLFRSTWQMLAYPVANKRVFTAILGISWFWFIGSVYLAQFPSYAKDVIGGDEQVSTLFLVIFSIGVGLGATCCNKLLKGRVSGKYLPASLVCISLFTALLCYFSRDLFPGQQLGSLAVFIGSPGSVPIILSMLLLAVAGGIFSVPMYAIMQRLTPPTHMARVIASLNIFNSFYMVVAALLCAVMIGAGASILFIFISMAALNFFMLPLAFKLSGVDYD, from the coding sequence CTGACGCAGTTTCTCGGAGCCTTCAACGACAACCTTTTTAAAAGCGCGCTTGTAACGCTGATAACTTTTCGGCTCGCAGCAGTCTATAATGTCAACGCCCCGATGCTCATAACAGTAGTAGCGGGGCTTTTTATTTTGCCCTTTTTTCTGTTTTCGTCGCTCGCGGGGCAGATATGCGACAAGTATGAAAAAAGCTTTCTTATCCGCATAATAAAATTTGTTGAGATAATCCTCATGTGTCTGACGGCGGCGGCCTTTGAGATGATGCAGCTTTGGTGGCTCGTCTTTCTGCTCTTCTGCATGGGCACTCAGTCCACCTTCTTCGGCCCGCTCAAATACAGCATACTGCCGCAGCTTTTGACCGACGACGAACTTATCGCAGGCAACGGCCTTGTAAACGCCGGAACGAACGTGGCGATACTGACTGGCACGCTCTGCGGAGGGCTGCTCATACTCTCCGCGTCAGGAAGGCACTACATCGCAATAGGCATAATCGGCGTGGCTATCGCAGGATACGCCGCCTCCCGCTTCATCCCCAACTCACCCGCAGCTGCGCCCGGTCTTAAGATAGACCGCAATCTCTTTCGTTCTACGTGGCAGATGCTCGCCTATCCCGTCGCAAACAAACGCGTCTTTACCGCGATACTCGGGATAAGCTGGTTCTGGTTCATCGGCTCCGTCTACCTGGCGCAGTTTCCGTCGTACGCAAAGGACGTCATAGGCGGAGATGAGCAGGTATCGACATTGTTTCTAGTCATATTTTCAATAGGCGTGGGGCTTGGCGCCACCTGCTGCAACAAACTGCTGAAAGGCCGCGTCTCGGGAAAATACCTGCCGGCGAGCCTCGTCTGCATCAGCCTCTTCACAGCGCTGCTCTGCTACTTCAGCCGCGACCTCTTCCCCGGCCAACAACTGGGTTCGCTTGCCGTCTTTATAGGCTCGCCAGGCTCCGTTCCGATAATCCTATCAATGCTGCTGCTTGCGGTGGCGGGTGGCATATTCAGCGTTCCTATGTACGCCATAATGCAGCGGCTCACGCCGCCCACGCACATGGCGCGCGTAATAGCGTCGCTCAACATCTTCAACTCATTCTATATGGTGGTGGCCGCTTTGCTCTGCGCCGTCATGATAGGCGCGGGAGCCTCCATCTTGTTCATCTTCATCTCTATGGCGGCGCTGAACTTTTTCATGCTGCCGTTAGCCTTTAAACTCTCGGGGGTAGATTATGACTGA
- a CDS encoding class II aldolase/adducin family protein has protein sequence MTDRQMRNALIQSAREMLAAGLVQGTGGNFSLRCEEGLIITPSGMEYNTLTPEDLPKLALDGRVLEGRRAPSVENGLHRAIYRARRDVLAVVHTHSVCASAASALRRALPALLDNQAVLFGGAVPCAAYAPIGTPELAENALSALGRGFAVLLANHGAVCVGATLKEAESRCFMLELFAKVYFLTAGAGGAVALTEAEAKDEAEDMARRYGQQQK, from the coding sequence ATGACTGATCGTCAAATGAGAAACGCGCTCATCCAGAGCGCCCGCGAAATGCTGGCCGCCGGACTCGTGCAGGGAACCGGCGGAAATTTCAGCCTGCGCTGCGAAGAGGGGCTTATCATCACGCCAAGCGGCATGGAGTACAACACGCTGACGCCGGAAGACCTGCCAAAGCTTGCGCTCGACGGCAGAGTGCTTGAAGGCAGAAGAGCGCCCTCTGTGGAAAACGGGCTGCACCGCGCCATCTATCGCGCGCGACGCGACGTGTTGGCCGTCGTGCACACCCATTCCGTCTGTGCTTCGGCCGCCTCCGCGCTTAGGCGTGCGCTTCCCGCGCTGCTTGACAATCAAGCGGTGCTTTTTGGCGGGGCTGTGCCCTGCGCAGCATACGCGCCTATCGGCACGCCGGAGCTTGCGGAAAACGCACTTTCGGCGCTGGGACGCGGTTTTGCCGTGCTTCTTGCGAACCACGGGGCGGTCTGCGTGGGAGCCACGCTGAAAGAGGCTGAGAGCCGCTGTTTTATGCTTGAACTTTTTGCAAAAGTATATTTTTTGACGGCGGGGGCCGGAGGGGCCGTCGCACTCACAGAGGCCGAAGCAAAAGACGAGGCTGAGGACATGGCAAGACGCTACGGCCAGCAGCAGAAATAA
- a CDS encoding 4Fe-4S binding protein — MAKATVDQDVCVGCEACVGVCPVSAISMQDGKAHVDPDPCVECGSCVSTCPVSAISM; from the coding sequence ATGGCTAAAGCAACAGTTGATCAGGATGTATGCGTAGGCTGCGAGGCCTGCGTCGGCGTGTGCCCGGTATCCGCTATCTCAATGCAGGACGGCAAAGCCCACGTTGACCCAGACCCGTGCGTGGAATGCGGCTCATGCGTCTCCACCTGCCCGGTATCCGCTATTTCTATGTAG